In Turicibacter sanguinis, a genomic segment contains:
- a CDS encoding TldD/PmbA family protein encodes MINFNTLFEAGHAAGLTDMEIYVVKNDNFSCKVFEQNVDSYSVSVTQGLSFRGLYEGKMGYTYTEKCDDSSIPFIISSVINNAIILEKSENEELYGGDEFYTTLDLYHPAFNEITPLEKINFLKAVESECFALDPRVKSVNYCAFSNGTSEIMLKNTKGLDLSERQNFAYTYVSVLVTENGENKTDGDFIISTNFTDYEPKSFAKKIVSRALAQLGAKKVKSGTYPILLRNLVAGDILEAMSDIFSGEAILKDLSRLKDKVGMVIASPIVSIIDDPHLENGMGSSSFDGEGVATYTKEIVTNGVLNTYLHSLTTAKTFNVAPTGNASRSSFKSSVNISPTNMYIKPTQTSFDHLLTIIQNGLYITDVQGLHSGLNGISGDFSLSASGFLIKDGKLDDPIHEITIAGNFFDLLQQIEAIGNDLDFGPSNIGSPSLYIKSLIVAGE; translated from the coding sequence ATGATTAACTTTAATACTTTATTTGAAGCTGGACATGCTGCCGGATTAACAGATATGGAAATTTATGTCGTGAAAAATGATAACTTTTCATGCAAGGTGTTCGAGCAAAACGTGGATTCCTACTCAGTATCTGTCACACAAGGTCTATCTTTCCGTGGCCTTTATGAAGGAAAAATGGGTTATACCTATACTGAAAAATGTGATGATTCTTCCATTCCGTTCATTATCTCTAGTGTCATTAATAATGCCATTATTTTAGAAAAATCGGAAAATGAAGAACTTTATGGTGGTGATGAGTTTTATACCACGCTTGATTTATATCATCCGGCCTTTAATGAAATAACGCCACTTGAAAAAATTAATTTCCTAAAAGCAGTGGAATCAGAATGTTTTGCACTCGATCCTCGCGTTAAATCGGTTAATTACTGTGCTTTTTCTAATGGTACCTCAGAAATCATGTTGAAAAATACAAAGGGATTAGATTTATCAGAGCGTCAAAACTTCGCCTATACGTATGTCAGTGTTCTTGTCACAGAAAATGGTGAAAATAAAACAGATGGAGACTTCATCATTAGCACAAACTTTACTGACTATGAACCTAAATCATTTGCTAAAAAAATCGTCTCGCGTGCTTTAGCTCAATTAGGCGCTAAAAAAGTAAAATCAGGAACTTACCCGATTTTACTTCGCAACTTAGTTGCTGGAGATATTTTAGAAGCCATGAGCGATATTTTCTCAGGCGAAGCCATTTTAAAAGATTTATCGCGTTTAAAAGATAAAGTTGGAATGGTGATTGCAAGTCCCATTGTCAGTATCATTGATGATCCCCATTTAGAAAATGGAATGGGAAGTTCTTCATTTGATGGTGAAGGCGTCGCAACGTATACAAAAGAAATCGTGACAAATGGGGTGCTTAATACCTATCTTCACTCCTTAACAACAGCTAAAACGTTTAACGTAGCACCAACTGGAAATGCTTCACGCTCAAGCTTTAAAAGTTCTGTCAACATTTCACCTACTAATATGTACATCAAGCCAACTCAAACTTCATTTGATCACTTATTAACAATCATTCAAAACGGACTGTATATTACCGATGTACAAGGACTACATTCTGGATTAAATGGAATCTCAGGAGATTTTTCACTTTCTGCAAGTGGATTTCTGATTAAAGACGGAAAATTAGATGATCCTATTCATGAAATCACCATTGCAGGAAACTTCTTTGATCTTCTTCAACAAATTGAAGCTATTGGAAATGATTTAGATTTTGGACCATCAAATATTGGATCACCAAGTCTTTACATTAAATCATTAATAGTTGCTGGAGAATAA